The following are from one region of the Nymphaea colorata isolate Beijing-Zhang1983 chromosome 7, ASM883128v2, whole genome shotgun sequence genome:
- the LOC116258150 gene encoding uncharacterized protein LOC116258150 gives MSLLNSLFNRGLLGAKCKTALKLAISRINLLRNKRQVQLKQMRKEIAQFLQTGQEAIARIRVEHVIREENFLAAYEILELFCEFILVRVPIIETQKECPWELQEAISSITFSAPRCSDLPELMHVRNLFAIKYGKEFVSAASELRPESNVNRSIIEKLSARAPRAETKLMTLLDIAKEHNLEWDPSVTEEELCKKHEDLLDGSRQVPLKAETTSLQCASTVSHDGPTTVLVPPEIKVQELNPPEVLDRPPKCQTSNALKSSCIPSKNEDIEEISVQSESRTQAESCDVLQIAQAAIASAERATAAARAAANLANLSLSSKTADSVPPQSGSKDHVPSSGERVKITKALWSYHEVEERRKS, from the exons ATGTCGCTTCTCAACTCTTTGTTCAATCGAGGCCTTCTGGGCGCCAAATG CAAGACGGCTTTGAAATTGGCCATCTCTCGTATCAATTTATTGAGAAACAAGAGGCAGGTTCAACTCAAACAGATGCGCAAGGAGATCGCTCAGTTTCTGCAGACTGGCCAAGAAGCCATCGCTCGGATTCGG GTGGAGCATGTAATCCGCGAAGAGAATTTTCTGGCTGCTTATGAGATCTTGGAGCTGTTCTGCGAATTCATTCTTGTCCGTGTTCCTATAATTGAAACACAAAA gGAATGCCCCTGGGAATTGCAGGAAGCTATTTCCAGCATCACTTTTTCTGCTCCCAGATGTTCAGACTTGCCAGAACTGATGCATGTCCGCAATTTGTTTGCCATAAAATATGGGAAAGAGTTTGTTTCTGCTGCTTCAGAACTTAGACCAGAAAGCAATGTAAATCGCTCA ATAATTGAGAAGCTTTCTGCTCGAGCTCCTCGTGCAGAAACAAAACTGATGACCTTGTTGGACATTGCTAAAGAACATAACCTAGAGTGGGATCCATCTGTCACTGAAGAAGAACTTTGCAAGAAGCATGAAGATTTGCTG GATGGATCAAGACAGGTTCCTCTGAAAGCTGAAACTACTAGTTTGCAATGTGCTTCCACAGTTTCACATGATGGTCCCACGACAGTTTTGGTGCCACCAGAGATTAAAGTCCAAGAGTTGAATCCGCCAGAAGTTCTAGATCGACCTCCAAAATGTCAAACTTCAAACGCACTTAAATCTTCATGCATTCCTTCCAAGAATGAAGACATTGAGGAGATATCTGTACAATCAGAATCAAGGACGCAAGCTGAATCCTGTGATGTTCTTCAAATAGCCCAGGCAGCCATTGCCTCTGCAGAACGTGCAACAGCTGCAGCCCGTGCTGCAGCCAACCTTGCGAACCTCAGTTTGAGTTCAAAGACTGCAGACAGCGTTCCTCCACAATCTGGATCGAAGGATCAT GTCCCTAGCTCTGGAGAGAGAGTGAAGATTACGAAGGCCCTCTGGTCTTACCATGAAGTggaagagagaaggaagagctGA